In the genome of Eschrichtius robustus isolate mEscRob2 chromosome 12, mEscRob2.pri, whole genome shotgun sequence, one region contains:
- the TAF11 gene encoding transcription initiation factor TFIID subunit 11 isoform X1 — translation MDIACESPTEKGGETGESDETAAAPGGPGVTDTDGITEETDGDADGELKEASAEEGELKSQDISDLTAVEREDSSLLTPAAKKLKIDTKEKKEKKQKVDEDEIQKMQILVSSFSEEQLNRYEMYRRSAFPKAAIKRLIQSITGTSVSQNVVIAMSGISKVFVGEVVEEALDVCEKWGEMPPLQPKHMREAVRRLKSKGQIPNSKHKKIIFF, via the exons ATGGATATTGCCTGCGAGTCGCCCACGGAAAAAGGTGGAGAGACAGGGGAGTCAGATGAGACGGCCGCTGCTCCTGGGGGCCCGGGGGTTACTGACACGGACGGAATCACGGAGGAAACTGACGGAGACGCAGATGGGGAATTGAAAGAGGCCTCGGCTGAAGAAGGCGAG ctCAAGAGTCAGGATATCTCAGATTTAACAGCAGTTGAAAGGGAAGACTCATCATTACTTACTCCTGCagccaaaaaactgaaaatagataccaaagaaaagaaagagaagaagcagaAAGTGGATGAAGATGAGATTCAAAAGATGCA AATcctggtttcttctttttctgaggaGCAGCTGAACCGTTACGAAATGTATCGCCGGTCAGCTTTCCCTAAGGCAGCCATTAAAAGG CTGATCCAGTCCATCACTGGTACCTCTGTGTCTCAGAATGTTGTTATTGCTATGTCTGGTATTTCCAAAGTTTTCGTCGGGGAGGTGGTAGAAGAAG CACTGGATGTGTGTGAGAAGTGGGGAGAAATGCCACCGCTACAACCCAAACATATGAGGGAGGCTGTTCGGAGGCTGAAGTCGAAGGGGCAAATTCCCAACTCGAAGCACAAAAAAATCATCTTCTTCTAG
- the TAF11 gene encoding transcription initiation factor TFIID subunit 11 isoform X2 — protein MDIACESPTEKGGETGESDETAAAPGGPGVTDTDGITEETDGDADGELKEASAEEGELKSQDISDLTAVEREDSSLLTPAAKKLKIDTKEKKEKKQKVDEDEIQKMQILVSSFSEEQLNRYEMYRRSAFPKAAIKRHWMCVRSGEKCHRYNPNI, from the exons ATGGATATTGCCTGCGAGTCGCCCACGGAAAAAGGTGGAGAGACAGGGGAGTCAGATGAGACGGCCGCTGCTCCTGGGGGCCCGGGGGTTACTGACACGGACGGAATCACGGAGGAAACTGACGGAGACGCAGATGGGGAATTGAAAGAGGCCTCGGCTGAAGAAGGCGAG ctCAAGAGTCAGGATATCTCAGATTTAACAGCAGTTGAAAGGGAAGACTCATCATTACTTACTCCTGCagccaaaaaactgaaaatagataccaaagaaaagaaagagaagaagcagaAAGTGGATGAAGATGAGATTCAAAAGATGCA AATcctggtttcttctttttctgaggaGCAGCTGAACCGTTACGAAATGTATCGCCGGTCAGCTTTCCCTAAGGCAGCCATTAAAAGG CACTGGATGTGTGTGAGAAGTGGGGAGAAATGCCACCGCTACAACCCAAACATATGA